The proteins below come from a single Perca flavescens isolate YP-PL-M2 chromosome 8, PFLA_1.0, whole genome shotgun sequence genomic window:
- the tmem117 gene encoding transmembrane protein 117 isoform X2, translating into MFREDHGSWMTMFFSAILFLFIFSHIYNLFLLMAGSMEPHMVTEYMGIRNESFMKIAAVGTWMGDFVTAWMVTDMMLQDQHYPDWGKTARRFWKQGNNRIVLFWTVLISLTSVVVLIISTDWISWDNLNRGFLPSDEVSRAFLASFILVFDLLIVMQDWEFPQFMGDLDMNLPGMSTTHVKVKLPVCKSIFKEEYHIHITGKWFNYGIIFLVLILDLNMWKNQIFYKPYEYGQYVGPGEKIFTVEEPETLSFFNHSTLTYKWRSTNINPDSNLTYVERDMFLHSRYTGASLDIKCLAFIPSLAAFVLFGFFIWFFGRFQESETFTENQDKTYERIKRKSPSEYSKEMGVTPEEVHMTMSDGLKRTGMPMLLSVDGPHFGATSSTNSTISMETQETHPSIVIDSAEEPAVSFDVHKLSP; encoded by the exons GCCTCACATGGTGACGGAGTACATGGGCATCAGGAATGAGAGCTTTATGAAGATTGCTGCAGTGGGGACGTGGATGGGAGACTTTGTCACTGCGTGGATG GTGACTGATATGATGCTCCAGGATCAGCACTACCCAGACTGGGGCAAAACAGCCAGAAGGTTCTGGAAACAGGGCAACAACAGGATTGTTCTCTTCTG GACAGTGCTCATCTCTCTGACGTCGGTGGTCGTTCTGATCATCAGTACCGATTGGATCAGCTGGGACAACCTGAACCGAGGCTTCCTGCCCAGCGACGAGGTCTCCAGAGCCTTCCTGGCCTCCTTCATCTTGGTCTTCGACCTTCTCATTGTCATGCAG gaCTGGGAGTTCCCTCAATTCATGGGTGACCTGGATATGAATCTACCAGGAATGTCAACAACGCATGTGAAGGTCAAGCTTCCTGTCTGCAAGAGTATCTTTAAAGAGGAGTACCACATTCATATCACAG GTAAGTGGTTCAACTACGGTATCATCTTCCTCGTGCTGATATTGGACCTGAACATGTGGAAGAACCAGATCTTCTACAAGCCCTACGAGTACGGTCAGTATGTTGGGCCTGGTGAGAAGATCTTCACAGTGGAGGAGCCAGAAACACTCAGCTTCTTCAACCACAGCACACTCACCTacaagtggcgctccaccaacaTCAATCCCGACAGCAACTTAACCTACGTGGAGCGGGACATGTTCCTCCACAGCCGCTACACCGGAGCCAGCCTGGACATCAAGTGCCTGGCCTTCATCCCAAGCCTGGCGGCATTCGTCCTCTTCGGATTCTTCATTTGGTTTTTTGGGCGATTTCAGGAGAGCGAGACCTTCACGGAAAACCAGGACAAGACGTATGAGAGGATAAAGAGAAAGTCGCCGTCGGAGTACAGCAAGGAGATGGGAGTGACGCCAGAGGAGGTGCACATGACCATGAGTGACGGTCTGAAACGAACGGGAATGCCCATGCTTCTCTCGGTGGACGGGCCACACTTTGGAGCAACGTCCTCTACGAACTCGACGATTTCTATGGAAACCCAAGAGACCCATCCGAGCATTGTGATTGACAGCGCTGAGGAACCAGCAGTCTCTTTTGATGTCCACAAGCTCTCTCCATAA